Within the Natranaeroarchaeum sulfidigenes genome, the region GCTCCGTCGAAATCGCTGAGGGCCACGCTGGTCACTCCGAAACGGGCGTCGAAGATTGTGCCGGCATCGACGAATACGCCATCGTCGAACTCGACCACGGCCGTGCAGTCGCCGAGCTGCACGCGGAGTAATCGACTGCAGCGAGATTATTAAAAACACACTTCCAGATAACAATCCTTTTACGCAACACTAACAAAATACAGCGTATGCAACAGACACGACGCTCCGTTCTCAAAGCTGGTGCCGGAGCTGCTGCTTTCGGCACTCTGGCTGGCTGCCTCGATAGCCCGCTCGGCGGGGAAGAGGGTAACGGGGGATACGCGAGCTTCTTCGCGCTGTGGGACTGGGCCGAACAAATAAGCGGTGACGAACTCTCCTTCGAGAACCCCGTCGAAACCGGATCGATGGGCCACGGATGGAGTCCCGACGGCGATCTGGCGCGGGAGATCGCGGCGACGAACATGTTTCTGTACTTCGACACCCCCGAGTTCTCGTGGGCACAGGACGTCGCCGCCGAACTCGAACGCGACTACGAGGATGTCCGGGTCGTCGACGCGATGCTGGGGCTCGAACCGTTCCTGATCGGCTTCGACGACGACCCGATACCAGAGCCGGATTACGGCCGGGAGTTCCCGCCCGAGAGCCTCCGCCTCAACGAGTACGATATCATCGACCTTCGATCTGACCAGCGGCTGGGCTACTGGCACGACAACCACTGGCACGGTGGTGTGCCTGACCTCGAACTCGGTGACAGCGTTCCGTTCGGCGTCGTAATCGAGGACGACGAGGGCTACGTCCTGCCGCTCGGCGAGGACGAGGAATACCAGCTCGACGCCCGGATCGCCGACGGCGAAGACGAGACCCCCGTCCGCATCGAGTCACACGGCGATCACGTGGAGTTCCACGGCGAGGAGCTTGGACAAACAGCCGTCGTCATCGAGCTCTGGGGGGACGACGAACTCGTCCACGACACCGAGAGCGATCCGTCCACGGTCGAGGTCATTGAGGAGTACGAAGGCGACGGCGCGGACGACTTCCACGACCCGCACGTCTGGGCTGACCCGGTCCTCGCCCAGCGCGTCGTCGACACCATCGCGGACGAGCTCGCTGAGCTCGATCCCGATAACGCAGACCTGTACGAGGAAAACGCTGCGGCGTACAACGACCGCCTCGCCGAAGTCGATCAGCAGTTCGAGGAGCTGACCGAGAATGCTGACAGGAACGTCGCCGTCTTCGCCGGGCATGACTCGTTCCAGTACGTTGAACGGCGGTATGACTTCGAGCTGGTGACGCCGACCGGTGTTTCGCCGGATGCGTCCGTCTCGTCGAACGAAATCGGCGACCTCCTCGAACTGATCGATGCGGAAGGCATCGATACCGTACTCTACGATCCCTTCGAGGTGTCTGATCCCGGCGAGGAGTACCCCCAGATGGTCGAAACGATCTTCGAGAACAGCGATGTCGAGGACGCCGAGCCCCTGACGCCCGCGGAAGGCACCACTGCGGAGTGGTCCGAAAACGGCTGGGGTTGGGTCGAACAGATGGAAGAGATCAATCTGCCGTCGCTCCGGGCGGCACTCGACGCGTGATACGATGGAAAGAGTAAAACCGAGTCTGCTGGTAACGGTGCATAGATGACGACGGTCGTCGACGTGGAGGACGTGACGTTCTCCTATGGGGAGACTGTGGCAGTCGAAGACATATCGCTGTCAGTCGAGTCTGGGGACTTCCTCGGGATGATCGGCCCGAACGGCTCGGGCAAAACGACTCTGCTTCACCTGATGATCGGCCTCGCAGAGCCCGACAGTGGAAGTATTAGACTCTTTGGCGAACCGGCGGCCGAATTCGAGGAGGGCGAACGCCTCGGCTACGTCGCCCAGCGCTCGACCGACCGCGGCGGTGCGATGCCGGTGACGATCCGGGAAACCGTGCTGATGGGGCGGTTCGCCCACGTCGGGCACTCCCGACTGAGCGACGAAGACCACGCAATCGTGGACGACGCTCTTCGGACGGTCGATATCGCCGACCTCGCACACCGTCCGATCAGCGCGGTCTCCGGCGGCCAGCGCCAGCGTGCCTTTATTGCTCGTGCGCTGGCTTCCGAGTCCGATCTGCTCGCACTCGACGAGCCCACCGTCGGCGTCGACGCCGACTCGCGAACTGAGTTCTACGACCTGCTCGACCATCTCAACGAGCAGGGGATCACCATCATCCTGATCGAGCACGACGTCGACGTCCTGACGAAACACGTCAACAAGGTGGCCTGTATCAACCGTGAGCTGTACCATCACGGCGATACGGTGTCGTTCATCGAGAGCGATGCCCTCTCGGAAGCGTACGGAAAATCGACCGGCGTCCTCGATCACAACCACCCATGAGCACGGATACCGCAGATGAGCGGACCGAGCAGTCACTGCGTGCAGGGGGTGTGCCGACCCGACAACGCATCGAGGAGGTACTGCTCGTCCTCACAGCGCTTCTGGG harbors:
- a CDS encoding metal ABC transporter substrate-binding protein; its protein translation is MQQTRRSVLKAGAGAAAFGTLAGCLDSPLGGEEGNGGYASFFALWDWAEQISGDELSFENPVETGSMGHGWSPDGDLAREIAATNMFLYFDTPEFSWAQDVAAELERDYEDVRVVDAMLGLEPFLIGFDDDPIPEPDYGREFPPESLRLNEYDIIDLRSDQRLGYWHDNHWHGGVPDLELGDSVPFGVVIEDDEGYVLPLGEDEEYQLDARIADGEDETPVRIESHGDHVEFHGEELGQTAVVIELWGDDELVHDTESDPSTVEVIEEYEGDGADDFHDPHVWADPVLAQRVVDTIADELAELDPDNADLYEENAAAYNDRLAEVDQQFEELTENADRNVAVFAGHDSFQYVERRYDFELVTPTGVSPDASVSSNEIGDLLELIDAEGIDTVLYDPFEVSDPGEEYPQMVETIFENSDVEDAEPLTPAEGTTAEWSENGWGWVEQMEEINLPSLRAALDA
- a CDS encoding metal ABC transporter ATP-binding protein; this encodes MTTVVDVEDVTFSYGETVAVEDISLSVESGDFLGMIGPNGSGKTTLLHLMIGLAEPDSGSIRLFGEPAAEFEEGERLGYVAQRSTDRGGAMPVTIRETVLMGRFAHVGHSRLSDEDHAIVDDALRTVDIADLAHRPISAVSGGQRQRAFIARALASESDLLALDEPTVGVDADSRTEFYDLLDHLNEQGITIILIEHDVDVLTKHVNKVACINRELYHHGDTVSFIESDALSEAYGKSTGVLDHNHP